The sequence below is a genomic window from Glycine max cultivar Williams 82 chromosome 20, Glycine_max_v4.0, whole genome shotgun sequence.
TCCAGGCATACATATTGACATTTATGTTGCGCAAGTAGCACTCTATACCATGGATGACGCTATCTTGTGCAAAATATTCCCCACTTCCCTTAAGGAACAAGCACTAAGTTGGTTCACTCGGCTcccaccaaactccatagattgTTTTGAGACTTTGACATCTAGGTTTGGAATATAGTTTGCAACTAGTTGACTGCACCATTTGACATCGGTAGTGTTGGTCAGTTTgcagaaagaaaaaatggaaacacTATGGTCCTTCATGGAGAGGTTTGGAAAAATCGCTTTGAATATCTAAAACCTTGATCCAATAGTTGCTATGCACCACTTGGTTATGGCAATATGAGCTGGGTGCCCTCACACTTGTGTGCTCATTGTGGTATGCTGGGTCATACTCAGGATTGTTGCTTCAAGTTGCATGGTTATCCTCCAAATTATAAGAGGACTGGTTTTTCCTCAAAAGCAAAGAAAcattcttctttttctgaacCACCACATAAGGTTGCTCAACAAGTATTTGTTGATATGTCTCACTCACAACCTTCCTCTGGTGACTCGGGTTCCTAGTTTCAGCTTACTGCCCAACAATATAGCCAATTGATGAATCTTTTAGAAAGTCATGCTACCAATGTTGTCATCCCTCAAGGTGTATCTTCTGCCAGTGGTATGATCCTTTCTACATCCACTTCTAATTTTCTTCATGATTGTTGGCTTTTAGATTATGGTTCCAGCATTCATATTTCTTGTTCCCTTCATCATTTTCGATCTTACCAACTTGTTTATGATAAAACTATCACTCTGCCTAACAATGATGTTATCCCTATCCTTGCCATTGGTTCGGTTTGCTTAACCAATACCTTAATCTTGCATAATCTTGCCTATATtcctaaattcaaattcaatttaatttcagtTAGTGCTCTTCTAACCAATCCTAATTTGTCCATTTCTTTTTCTcaaaatgaatttgatattCAGGAGAAGCAAGCTTACAAGAGGATTGGTAGAGGGGATCTCATCCAAGGCATTTATGTCTTAGACCTCAAGGACACTCTTGATTGCAAATTTACTTTTTCTGTTATCAATTCACATACAAATTCCATTCCTTGTAAAAATGCTCATATTTGGCATTCTAGATTTGGTCATATCTCAGACAATGTTTTCAaacatttgaataataaaattggtCTGGACCTTTCTCCCAGTTTCTCTTCTTCTAATTGTTCTGTTTTTCCTCTTGCTAAATTTAGAAGATTATCTTTTTCTAACTCTAACCATTTATTTGAATTACCATTTGACTTAATTCACTGTGATATATAGGGTCCCTATGCTCACCCTACCTATGAGGGAAGGAGATTTTTCCTTACATTGGTTGATGACTGCTCAAGATTCACTTGGCTATTTCTGCTTAAGCACAAATCTGAAGCTTCAATCTATGCATTGCAGCAATTTTTCACCTTGGTTCAGACTCAGTTTGGTGTATCTATCAAATGTCTCAAGTCTGATAATGCTAAGGAACTTGCCCTCACTCAGTTTTTGGCTTCCATGGGCACTCTTCATCAATTTTCCTGTGTTGAAAGGCCGGAACAAAATTCAGTAGGGGAAAAGAAGCATCAACATCTACAAGTTTTCTCCTCGAGCAGTGCCTGCAATTTTTGTTGGTTATCCCCAAGGTTATAAAGGATACAAATTGTATAGCCTAGACACTAAGAAATTTTTTGTGTCCAGAGATGTTGTCTTTCATGaatccatttttccttttcaaaccATTTCATAGCCTCAAGTCATTCCTGATCCTTTACTTGATTTGGTTATCCCCATTCCCATCACTAATACCTTACCTAACCCTGACCAGACACGTACCCAATCACCATAGCCATCTAATAGCTTTAACCATGACCCAACTGATTCACCCTCAATCCCTGGCTCAGATCATCCACACACTTTTCCCTCTGTCACCTTAAGAAGGAGTATATGCCACTCTAAGCATCCCTTATACTTGTCTGATTATGTAATATCACAATCTTAGGCTGCATATCCCATCCAGCATCATTGTTCCCTGTTGCCTCTTAGCCCTCCTTACAGAGCTTTCATTAATCGCATCTTAGTTGTCTATGAACCTCAGTTTTATCATCAAGTTGTTCCTTATCCTGAATGGTGTCGAGCAATACATGAGGAAATCCAAGCAATTGAAGCAAATTCCACTTGGACACTTGTTCTATTACCACCTGATAAGCACTGTACAGGATGTCGATGGGTGTATAAAGTTAAATACAAAATGGACGGCTCTGTAGATATATACAAAGCTCGATTGGTTGCCAAAGGTTATACTCAACAAGTTGGGATCGATTTCTCTGATACATTCTCTCCAGTAGCCAAACTTACCACCATGAGAGTTCTGCTTTGTGTTGCTGCTGCTAGAAACTGGTGCCTCCTCTAATTGGATGTTAACAATGCTTTTTTGAATGGAGATTTGTTTGAAGAAGTTTATATGGAACTTCCCAAGGGATACAAGTTAGCCAATCCTTCATTGGTATGCAAATTGAACAAATCATTATATGGCCTAAAACAAGCCTCTAGACAATGGTTCTGTAAGTTCTCCACTACTCTTCTTAGTCATGAATTCCATCAATCCAAGCATGATTACTCCCTTTTCACCATTGGCTCGGGAAATTTCTTAGTCATTTTACTAGTATATGTAGATGGCATCATCCTGTCAGGACCCAATCTTGCCTCTGTACAAGCCGTTCAGACCAAATTATAGTCTTTGTTTCAATTAAAGATCCTTGgccctttaaaatattttcttggctTAGAAATAGCCAAATCCAGCAGAGGCATCTCACTATTATAGCGAAAGTATGCTTTATTTCTTTTGGAAGATACAGGTTTCTTGGCCTGCAAACCTTCCAATATACCAATGGATCCCAATCTGAAACTCAATCTTCATGATGGAGACTTACTCCCTAATCCATCAATGTACAAAAGATTAATTGGTAGATTGCTTTATTTGACCATCTCACGACCTGATATCACCTTTGCTGTGAATCGATTAAGTCAATATATGAAAGCACCTAGAGTTCCTCACCTACATGTTGTTTATCATCTTCTACAGTATATCAAATTTGCTCCTGGACAAGGTTTGTTTTTCCCTGCTCAGAACTCTCTCAACCTCACTGCCTTTGTTGATGCTGATTGGGCCAACTGTGTTGATACCAGAAGATCCACTTCTGGCTTTTGTGTCTTTATGGGAAACAACCTTCTTTCTTGGCATTCTAAGAAACAACCCATTGTTTGAAAATCATCCATTGAAGCTGAATATCATGCCTTGTCTTCTGTTACTAGTGAAATTGTTTGGTTAAGCAAATTACTTCTTTACTATGAAGTTGATGTGCCCTTTGTGATACTATTTTGTGATAATAAATCTGCTATAAGTCTTGCTTCAAACCCTGCTCATCATGAACGATCCAAGCATATTGACATTGATCCTTATTTCATCCGAGAATATGTTCAGTCCAAAGTAGTCAAGCTTGTCCATGTCAAGAGCCAACACCAAGTTGCAAATGTTTTTACAAAAGCACTTCCAGGCCCGGTTTTTGGTAAATTCATTGCCAAGTTGGGAATGATTAACATCTATTCACCAACTTGAGGGGGGGTATCATGATTAAGCAGTTGCAGTTAGTTACAAGAAGTTATTTGAGTAGTTAGTTGGTTATGGCAGTTAGTTGGttactagaagttatttgagtaGTTAGTTGGTTATggcagttagttagttactagaagttatttgagtaagttagttggttactcaagttagttattttctgtctttgtataaataaaccaactttgtaatactttgatgaatgaatccTCAAACTGCTTTTCATCTATCTTTCATTTCTTTACAGCTAAGAAACAAAGTACCCGACCTAAAGAAGGAGGTGGATAAAGATattcaaaaaggaaaataacaTGCACGTGAAACTCACAGACCTCACTACAACTACTACACTCCCCTTAATGTTAGTATATCAAGGATCTTGGAGCAAGCCCTTGCCACTAAGGTTTTAGCAAGGCCAAAATGTGCCAAAACTTAACCAAGGGTTGATCCCTCAAAGCATTGTCGATACCATAGAAATCAAGGCCACTCAATGGAAGAATGCATAAtacttaaagataaaattaaggaTCTCATAAAAAATGGTGTTTAAAAGACTTTGTCTACAAACCGTCCACTCAATGTCAGGGTTCCAGGTACTAGGACCAAGACAAAAGTCGTGCCCAAGACAAGAATGACCGAGAAGTCACTCTAAAGAAAGGGAAGACAAAACGGATCAACCTAGAAGAGTTAGAAACACCACCGCTAGTGGttttgaaggtggaggatgcacctCCTAGGCCAGGAAAAAGTATTTACGCAATGTTCGATTCATAAACATGGTGGCCATGCGAAATAAGGTTGAGATACCCGACATAACATTCACAAGTGCAGACTTCGAGAGTATGGATCCTAAACAAGATGACCCCATGGTCATTACCATCAAAGTAGTAGATTGCTTGGTAAGGAAAATGCTCATAGACTAGGGGAGCTTAGCCGACATCTTGCTTTGGAACACCTTATAGCAATTGGATATACTTAAGTCAACACTACAACCCTACAATGATTCGTTCTTCGGATTTGTCGATGAAAGGGTAGGCACAAGAAGATTGTTAATGTTTTAATTGCATTAGGATTTACCTCAACCAAGTGTAACTGAGTACTAATATAGTACTGAATCGAAGCTCAAGTCATCTCCCAAGGGATTAGTGCAAGGgtgaatattcaaattaaagcCTTTCagataaagatatttttgtgtttttatattttaaactacctaaaaataaaactaataaaaatagaaaatgaaatatatatttttctaaagagATTAATCTgttgaaaatttaataacaaaaattaaaataaaatgtaagaaGTTACTTGTTGATGCGATAATAATTGTAGACAGAAATAATAACATTGGGATGCTAAGATTGTACTCAGAATCCCCCTATTTGTTGCAATTCCTCACACTTCTACATCGTTATATCGTTCATCCCCAATTCACCAATGTATTTTATCCCTAATCCCTAAGGTGATAGACCCTAAATCACTTACCTTGATTCCCAATCCCTTGGCAAACCAACACAAGCAATCAACATTATTGTTTGGGAATTAGTAATgcttaaccaagattattctatccctagagataACTCCAATTAAGTATTTGATTAAGTTCGGGTTTCAACAAGACTCGCCAAAATGCATGCCAATTCTTGGAATCATCTATGAGGTGTGCAGGCTCACAAAGCATTAAGTATAGAAAGTGAATAATGAACTCAAACAATATATTAATGTGAGAAAATTACATCAAATAAGGTTTAATCCTTTCCTCTCCTAGCTAAGAAAGAAACTAGCCACTCATGAAATACAAGAAGAGAGAAGAGTTTTTCAGTGAAGGGTGGTGTATAAAGGTGTCTTTTTTTGCCGATGCCTATATATGcctctctatttatagaatcATAGGTGTGTTTAATAGAAGCAAATAATCTCCAGAATTTACaaactaatataatttatacaaggAAATTATATCTTCAACTGATATAATCTGTTTTAATTGTTGTAATTATCTTCCAAgtgattttcttcatttatcttCGAGCTATATCTCCataattatctttgttttgaattaatttagtttCTGGATGCACTATTTGGTGCGCTCCTCAATTTGAGTTGGCTTGAGCAGCCTATACCTCGCTTGAGCGAGGCTACCTAGTAAAATTGCCCTATTTCTGTGTAAAAACTTCTAAAATTgtaattcatataaaaatatattaaaaattgaaaacataatgaatttgattcaaaacGAGGCCTAAAGTATATTAAAGTATCAAATAAACATCTCAAGTTGCATATGAAAATAGGATAAATTTGACGTTTATTAACACTCTAAACTTAGAAAACCTTGCATGTTCTCAACCAAGACTGAACTAGAAACAAAATGActagtaaaaatttaaaataaaactagactaaaaataagaacaaggaTTCACAATGATAAGTTACAAACATGCTTCTCTTGCATTCCCTCTTTTTATTCAGTGATGTATTTGATTATGTGCTTCAATCTCCTAAGTATGGTGCCCACATTCAGCTTTTTAACTCAACCAAATCAtttgcaaagttcaaaacatgcAACAAGAGTGCCATTACAAATCTAATCACATAGCTACTTGTCATCTCATAAAGTGTTTTAGTCTTAAGCTCATGATTTAGCTTGGgtaagtgtttcactcaattcacATCTTAGAACACCATAGTTCAACTTTGACTTTCATCTCAAGTTAATCAATACATCAAAGGCATGCAGAGATCACTAAGGAATTTATTGGCTTGCAACAGGGCTTGGCTAACAATAGTATTAGTTTTTCTAGATATTTCAAAGTAACTTAGAGGAAGAAAAGCATTAGTCTATTCATTAGATTTCATTCACTTCCTACCAATCCTTGATAccccaaatttttaatttcacaaaTACTTTGCTTTGTCCtcaatttttgattttttttctttactttgcttctctcttgtttttctttatttttctatttttcattttttttctttttcaatacttTACAAGAGAGAATGAGGATAATACTTTCAACCTTTGTTCGCGTGATAGCTTGTTGGTACCCTTTATTTTGCTCCTTTTGAGTGGTGCATTGCCACTCCAAACTTAAAACTTGTCCCAATTCCTAGACCTATGCTCTCATATCCTTTAAGTTAAGGGTAGTAGTGgatatataaacatataaatttcaaGGTTAGGGAATTAGAAAAGAATACATCAATTAAGCTCAAAGtaaggtgcaagggataaacAATGTAGGCTAGGCTTTTCAGCTCTTGGTTAAACATCCaaacatggccttgatcatTTCAATGCATATAATTGCAATCAGTCTACAAGAGATTCAGTCAAAGTCTATTGTGAGTGACATAAGAGTGTCtctcaatatatatttgtatcattATGAGGATCACTCACTCACTGGGCTAGGTCTACAACTTGTTTTACttgctttcaatttttcatgTCAAACTCATTACACATCTCAATCAAGCAAAATCAGTGGTTTTGACTTTAAGCGTTTGAGTTCAACCACACAAATAATGATTCAagcacaaaaatttattttattttatggtggGTTTGCAAGAATGGTGATGCTTCTTATTCACTTGTGTTTCCTTATCTTcctaataataaacatattccTAAACTACCACACATATACTAAACAACTTAATTAATAaagcaaaattaacaaaaagtaaaagagagggGTAGAGAAGGTTTCACTTAGGGCTGAAGAGCCCTCAACATCTCCTCATATCCATTGCAGCCTTGCTACCCCCTAGACAGAGAGTATGTGGTCCTCTAAATGAGCTGGTCGTTAATAAGGCTGCACATGATGAACAAAACTCAAAAATGCAAGTTAGTGCTATTCTACTAAGTGATAATCTTTTTTTGAACTCCAAACTTAAAGCTACAAACTATCCTAAATGAATGTAATGTAAAAAGTGAGAGTTAGAAAGttaggttgcctcccagtaatgTTACTTTAATGTCACTAGCTTGACATTTGGTGTCGCTCTAAGGATCTTCGAGCTTGATGACTATGGTGTGTTGTGGGACTTCTCCACCAAGGTAGATCTTTAATCTTTGGCCATTGACCAACTACCTGCAGTCTTTGGATTAGTCTTTTATCTCTATAACTCCATAAGGCTTAACGTCTTTGACAGTAAAGGGACCACTCCatctcaattttaattttcagaGAAACAACTTTAATTTGAGTTGTAGAGCAATACTTGTTGTCCGAGTCTAAATTCTCTGTGGAGGATCTTTTTGTCATGGTACCTCTTGGTTATTTTTTTGTAGATCTTGGATGATTCATATGCGTTGAGGCACATCTCTTCATGTTCGTGTAGTTgtaccttcttcttctctccagATGTTGTAGACTCAAAGTTAAGGAACTTCATGGCCCAATGAGCTTTCATTTCCAACTCCACTGGTAGGTGGCGTGCTTTTCCATACACCATTTGAAACAGGGACAAACCAATGGGTGTTTTGAAGGCTGTTCTATATGCCCATgggcaatcatcaagttttgaAGCTCAATCCTTCCTTGAAGtagctacaattttttttagtatccTCTTATTTTCCCTATTTGAAACTTTAGCTTGTCCATTTGTTCATGGATGATAGGGTTATGCTACTTTGTGTCAAACATCTTGAGACATAGTCCATCGCTACCGAGATATATACGTTGTCACATAAGGATGGTAaggaaccaaaaaaatcaattcccCAACAGTCAAAGAATTCTACCTCTTGAATGTTATGCAATGGCATTTCATGTTGTCTAGATATGTTATCGGTTCATTGACAGTTGTCACATGATCATGCATGGTTGTGAGCATATTTGAAGAGTGTAGGACAATAGAATCTGGCTTGAAAGATCTTTGCAGTTGTTCTTTCTCTATTGAAGTGGCCTCTATATGGTAAGTTGTGGCAATGCCAAAGTATGCTAGCTTGTTCTTCCTTTGTTACACATCGCCTTAACAAATTGTCAGCACCAATATGAAAAAGAAtagggtcatcccaaatataccTGGTGGCTTCTCAGAAGAACCTTTTCCTTTCGTGGAATTGCATACCTTCTGGTGGTTGTGTCGTGGCCTTAAAGTTTGCCATGTCAGTGAACCAAGGGTAGTCCTTGTCCTTGAAGCTTACTACATGAGTGTCTCATCTAGGAATTCCTCtttgttcttcttttctttcttggtgACTTCTTCATTGACAAATCTTAATAGATGATCAGCTATAAGGTTGTCATACCCCTTTTTGTCTTGGATTTCTAGATCAAACTCTTGAAGTAGAAGGACCCATCTAATTAATCTTGGCTTGGAATCCACTTTGGCGAGTAGATATTTTATAGCTGAATGGTCGGTGTGCACAATGATCTTTGATCCTATAAGATATGATCGAAAATTTTCAAGGGCATAAACCACTGCTAGCATCTCCTTCTTTGTTGATGCATAGTTGATTTAGTCTCCATTTAGCACTTTGTTGGCACATTAGATAGCACAAAATGTTCCATTCCTCTTTTGTCCTGATACTGCTCCTACAACATAGTCACTAGCATCACacaataattcaaattctttcccCCAATGGGGAGCCACTATAACTGGTGCGGTTActagtttttctttcaagaGGTCGAAAGCTCGAAGGCATTCTTCATTGAAGTGGAACAGGTTCTCTTTGACAAGTAAATTACTGAGGGGTTTGGCAATCTTAGAGAAATCTTGtatgaaccttctatagaaacCAATGTGCCCCAAAAAATTTCTTACTCCTTTCACGTCTCAAGGTGGTGAGGGCTTTTCAATTACTTCTATCTTGGCttgatctacttcaatacctcTTGCTGAAATTTTATGCCTGAGCACTATACCTTCAGTTACCATGAAATGTGCTTTTACCAATTAAGCATGAGGTTCTTTTCAATGCATCTTTCTAGGACTATTTCCAGGTTATTGAGGCATGACATGAATGAATCTCTTAATACagagaaatcatccataaatatctttatgtatttttctaccatgtaaAAAAAGATGGCATTCATACACCTTTGGAATGTGGTTGGTGCATTGCAAAGTCCAAAGGGAATTCTCCAATAGGCAAAGACTCCAAATGGACAAGTGAAGGTTGTTTTCTCTTCATCCTCCGGATTAACAAGAATTTGGTTATACCCAGTATCCATCCATAAAGCAATAGAAAGCTTGACTGGCTAACCTCTTaagcatttgatccatgaagggAAGAGGAAAGTGTTCTTTCCTTGTTGCCTTATTGAGAAGGCAGTAATTGATACATATTCTCCAACTAGTCATGATCCTTGTGGGAATCAGCTCATTCTTATAGTTCTTTATCACTGTTATTCCACCCTTTTTGGGGACTACTTGCATGGAGCTTACCCATGAACTGTCGGAAATGGCATATATCATTCTAGCTTTAAGAAGCTTCGGtacttcttttcttcctctttcatcaccgggttgagtctccTTTGTGGTTGTGCTACTTTGAAGTCCTCTTCAAGGTTGATGTTGTGCATGCAGATGGATGGGCTTATTCCTTTGAGGTTGGAGACTTCACATCCTAAGGCTTGCTTGTGCTTTTTTAGTACTTccactagtttttttttcttcctctttgcgTGATGTGCTACTAATGATGGCTGATTTCTCATCCTCGCCGTCTAAAAAGACATACTTAACATGAGGAGGCAAGGGATTTAATTCCAAGATAGGTTTTGCTTTAATCAAGGTTCTTGgatcttctattttattttccagcTCTCCCTTTGAGGAATCTAGGA
It includes:
- the LOC102661171 gene encoding uncharacterized mitochondrial protein AtMg00240-like, translating into MDPNLKLNLHDGDLLPNPSMYKRLIGRLLYLTISRPDITFAVNRLSQYMKAPRVPHLHVVYHLLQYIKFAPGQGLFFPAQNSLNLTAFVDADWANCVDTRRSTSGFCVFMGNNLLSWHSKKQPIV